A single region of the Ctenopharyngodon idella isolate HZGC_01 chromosome 21, HZGC01, whole genome shotgun sequence genome encodes:
- the mrps2 gene encoding 28S ribosomal protein S2, mitochondrial has product MWCLMQTVFIRPKHCMEHHYPQFSALFLKLSGRSSNGNMAAGVLTRVTQVLRGPRLVSAVFSCHGQTFSSAAAAVKSTPAARDTAATEKIQNFPLTQPDYFRLSELFTMKDLFEARVHLGHKKGCRHRLMEPYLFGSRLDVDIIDLEQTAEHLQRALNFTAHVAYRGGIILFVSRRRQFGHLVETTAKECGEYAHTRYWKGGLLTNAPIQYSPGVRLPDLIVFFSTLNNVFQQHVGIRDAAKMNIPTVGIVDSNCNPSLITYPVPGNDDTPVAMEMYCRLFKMTVNRAKDKRRQMELLKGISGSV; this is encoded by the exons ATGTGGTGTTTAATGCAAACGGTTTTTATCAGACCAAAGCACTGTATGGAACATCACTACCCACAATTCTCTGCGCTTTTCCTCAAGCTCAGTGGGCGGAGCTCGAACGGAAACATGGCAGCGGGCGTCTTAACTAGAG TAACGCAGGTTCTCCGGGGCCCTCGGTTGGTCTCCGCTGTGTTCTCGTGTCACGGACAGACATTCAGCTCCGCAGCAGCTGCAGTCAAATCAACGCCAGCAGCGAGAGACACCG CTGCTACAGAGAAAATCCAGAACTTCCCACTTACTCAACCAGACTATTTCCGCTTGTCTGAGCTCTTCACCATGAAGGACCTGTTTGAGGCCCGTGTTCATCTTGGACACAAGAAAGGCTGTCGACATAG GCTGATGGAACCGTATCTGTTTGGCTCTCGTCTGGATGTTGACATCATTGACCTCGAACAGACAGCAGAACACCTCCAGCGGGCGCTGAACTTCACGGCTCATGTGGCGTACCGCGGTGGCATCATCCTGTTCGTCAGCCGCAGGCGGCAGTTCGGTCACCTGGTGGAGACGACGGCGAAGGAGTGCGGTGAATACGCTCACACACGCTACTGGAAGGGAGGACTGCTCACCAACGCCCCTATCCAGTACAGCCCCGGTGTGCGACTTCCAGACCTCATCGTGTTCTTCTCCACGCTCAATAACGTTTTCCAGCAGCACGTCGGGATCCGGGACGCAGCCAAAATGAATATTCCCACGGTCGGGATTGTGGACTCTAATTGTAACCCCAGCCTCATCACCTACCCAGTGCCAGGCAACGATGACACTCCTGTTGCGATGGAAATGTACTGCCGGCTATTCAAAATGACAGTTAACCGGGCAAAGGACAAGAGGAGACAGATGGAGCTTCTCAAGGGGATTTCAGGCTCCGTATGA